GGCGATCACGTTGTGCACCCTGATGCTCATCGACCATCAATCGCGCGAACGCGCCGCGTCGAAGAATCGGGAGGTGCTCAGCTACGTCACCGGCTTCATGACGCAGTTCACCTCCATCGATCCGTTCCACGCCAACGACTACGTGACGCGGGTGCTGGGCCAGGCGACCGGCGACTTCGCCAAGGAGTACCGCGACAAGGCGAACGAGATTTTGCTGCAGGTGGCCCGGGCCGAACCGGCCACCGGCACCGTCCTGGACGCGGGGGTGGAGCGCTGGAACGACGACGGCAGCGTCACCACCATCGTGGCCACCGCGGTGAGCAGCAAATCGCCTGACGGTAAACAAGTTTGGGAAAACGCCAATCGGTGGACGGCGACCGCCACGCAGGAAGGAAAGCAGTGGAAGATCAGCAACCTGCAGCAGGTGATCTGACCGCCGACGGGAGCGCCGCCGCCTCGGAGGAGGTCGAAGAGCGCGACGAGTCCGCTACCACCGACGAGGGCGCCTCTGCCGCAGCGGAACCCACGGGCGACGAAGGCGACGTAGAGGCCGCCGAAGCGCAACCTGCCGCTCGGAAGAGGCTGGCCGGCAAGCGGCTGGCCATCGCCGTCGTCGTGGCCGCCGCGCTGTTCGTCGGCTCCGCCGCCTTCGCCGGGGCGGCGATGCAGCCCTACCTGAACGATCGTGCCGCCGCCGCGACGAAACTCAAGGTCGCGCGGACCGCGGCCAACGCGATCACCACGCTGTGGACATACACGCCGGAGAACATGGACACCCTCGCGGACCGCGCGTCGACTTACCTCAGTGGCGATTTCGAGGCGCAGTACCGCAAGTTCGTCGACGCCATCGTGGGACCCAACAAGCAGGCCAAGATCACCAACCATACCGACGTCACCGGCGCGGCGGTCGAATCGATCGACAATGCCAACGCCGTTGTCATCGTGTACACCAACACCACGTCCACCAGCCCGTTGACCAAGAACGTGCCCTCGCTGAAGTACCTGTCCTACCGGCTGTTCCTGAAGCGCGCGAAAAGTCGCTGGCTGGTGACCAGGATGACGACCATCACCTCGCTGGATTTGACGCCGCACGTCTAGCGCGGACTGCTACAGCCACGGCCGTTACCTCGCCGGTGTCGGAGCGATCGACCTGACCGCGGTGGCGGCGGCCAGCCTGCCGATCTTCCGCTTCGGGCCGAGCTAGTTGAAGGCCAGCCAGCTGGGCAGCGCCCGTTCGTGCGAATCGCAGAGCACCTGCCGGGTGTCGCACGACCCCCGCGGCGAGCCCGCGCCGGCCCACATGCCGCCGGTGTCGCGGCGCAACACGATGGCGGACGACCCGCCTCCGTCGAGCAGGATTGCGTTGTCACTGCCCAGGCCGCGGAACAGGTCTTGCATGTTGTCCGGGGTGTAGCTGCCCCCCTCGAAGATGTACATCTCGTCTTTCTGCCTCGCGTACGCCAAAGCCGTTCGCGCCGCGCTCGGCCCCCCGTCGTGCAGCTGCTTGGTGTTGCCCGGGGCCAGCAGCCCGATCCCGGAGACCGCGACGAAGCGTTCGTTCCTGTTCAGCAGATCCTGGACGACGGGGGTGGCGGAGTCGTAGTCGCTTTTCGACTTGGGCCACACCACGTACGGCGCACCGCCGGACGGCAGGATCATCGTCGTCAGGACGCTCCAGCTTTCGCCGCCGCCCGAGAGGCCCTGCTTGCCGGGGTAGGCGATGGTGCCGGTGACGGCCTGGTTGGCGCGGCCCTGGCCGTGCGTGTTGTCCACGAAGGCGCCCAGCGGTGAGCTGCAGCCGGTCTGCCGCCACGAGCCCGCCTTCTGCCCACGCACGTCGAAGAAATTGGCGTTGATCGCGATCGTGGGTTGACCCATCCGCTGCCAGGCCTGAAGCGGCGCATAGAGTTCCGATGCCTGCCAGAGTCCCTCACCGGTGCGGGCGCCGGGATTGTTCTCGCAGCGCGCCTGGTCGCCCCGGTGGGTGTCGACCAGCAGGTGGGGCGACAGCCGTCCCGCCGCGTTCTTGATGATCATCAGGTGGCCGCCGTTGTTCATCTCATACCAGCTGCCGCCGGCGTTGAGCATCGGCGCGGGGTGGCCGGGACCGAAGTTGTAGACCAGGTACGAGCCCT
This genomic interval from Mycobacterium sp. SMC-2 contains the following:
- a CDS encoding mammalian cell entry protein, with translation MSPRRKFQPGEESLLVSRPVPPGRPWGLPLASAVAAVFMAAAITLCTLMLIDHQSRERAASKNREVLSYVTGFMTQFTSIDPFHANDYVTRVLGQATGDFAKEYRDKANEILLQVARAEPATGTVLDAGVERWNDDGSVTTIVATAVSSKSPDGKQVWENANRWTATATQEGKQWKISNLQQVI
- a CDS encoding Mce protein — encoded protein: MEDQQPAAGDLTADGSAAASEEVEERDESATTDEGASAAAEPTGDEGDVEAAEAQPAARKRLAGKRLAIAVVVAAALFVGSAAFAGAAMQPYLNDRAAAATKLKVARTAANAITTLWTYTPENMDTLADRASTYLSGDFEAQYRKFVDAIVGPNKQAKITNHTDVTGAAVESIDNANAVVIVYTNTTSTSPLTKNVPSLKYLSYRLFLKRAKSRWLVTRMTTITSLDLTPHV
- a CDS encoding phosphodiester glycosidase family protein, producing MQTRAERAIVLTRRASLRRLVAGCTAMVAGIALACTTGQPVARAADGRDLLANAINTTKGSYLVYNFGPGHPAPMLNAGGSWYEMNNGGHLMIIKNAAGRLSPHLLVDTHRGDQARCENNPGARTGEGLWQASELYAPLQAWQRMGQPTIAINANFFDVRGQKAGSWRQTGCSSPLGAFVDNTHGQGRANQAVTGTIAYPGKQGLSGGGESWSVLTTMILPSGGAPYVVWPKSKSDYDSATPVVQDLLNRNERFVAVSGIGLLAPGNTKQLHDGGPSAARTALAYARQKDEMYIFEGGSYTPDNMQDLFRGLGSDNAILLDGGGSSAIVLRRDTGGMWAGAGSPRGSCDTRQVLCDSHERALPSWLAFN